Proteins encoded together in one Oncorhynchus mykiss isolate Arlee chromosome 7, USDA_OmykA_1.1, whole genome shotgun sequence window:
- the rbm12 gene encoding RNA-binding protein 12 → MAVVIRLQGLPIVAGTMDIRHFFSGLTIPDGGVHIVGGEHGEAFIVFATDEDARLGMMRTGGAIKGSKVSLLLSSKTEMQNMIELSRRRFETGNVEGAAGNGSRPGPTVRTGGRGSLPTTLQGFSNTTPTTVTTAASAHETISNKNVSTFATTSMGNMPPSFSNNFSSPNLTMGSTMTTAMSSLNSVPPPIPPLPTMPSLPPMPSIPPMPLPPPVSSMPPVPTVSPLTQGPPVLPMSHLSHMGSMPPFNPGIPPPGGLASGLPLGTPNHMFLGHMNPLLNIQAHMKAAIGNSDELYVHLQGLPFSGTEMDIREFFRGLAVDSIRLVRDNMGRSSGRALAKFFSPQDTFEALKRSTGMLGQRYVDISPATERQWMSVSSGGIGVGGQAHSKFNNEPQDQHRRSNMSSASPSTRDRARSRSPHNKEFCVYLKGLPYEAVNKQICEFFKNLDIVEDSIYIAYGPTGRATGEGFVEFKNEMDYKVALGCHMQYMGSRFIQVHPISKNAMFEKIGSIRQRMQGGDKKNNSESVKSPRNCAHISNIPYNVSKKDVRLFLDGISVFDESLKVLVDSSGNGLGQAVMQFRAEEDALNAERLHRQKLNGRDAFVHLITFEQMKEIERNPPPQVKRGQKPQGNTQGQAHSHVQAQNPVQGHPFAGMTGDEFNFLRNTVGNLGNGPFTPFTVPGNGLAGPPPPPLAASLGDVALSIPPPMVAGHLPGAVLEPPGFRPGSNNGPPGFGPEGLRGMPPFDNGPRKSRGLNHNNRGGGHGQSGGCPQSAFGPGSDPLRGQSTGGPGNPRGPTIVKIQNMPFTVTVDEILDFFYGYQVLPGSVCLQFSEKGLPTGEAMVAFESHKEATSAVMDLNDRPIGARKVKITLG, encoded by the coding sequence ATGGCTGTGGTCATCCGCTTGCAGGGTCTCCCGATAGTGGCGGGCACCATGGACATACGCCATTTCTTCTCTGGATTGACTATCCCGGATGGTGGGGTGCATATTGTAGGGGGTGAACATGGTGAGGCTTTTATTGTTTTCGCCACAGATGAAGATGCCAGGCTTGGTATGATGCGTACAGGGGGAGCAATCAAAGGTTCTAAAGTGTCACTTTTGCTGAGCAGCAAGACAGAGATGCAGAATATGATCGAACTTAGCCGCAGGCGTTTCGAAACAGGCAATGTGGAGGGAGCCGCAGGAAACGGTAGCAGGCCAGGCCCCACGGTTCGCACAGGTGGGAGGGGCAGTTTACCCACCACTTTACAAGGCTTCAGCAACACCACACcaaccacagtcaccacagctGCATCTGCACATGAAACTATAAGCAACAAAAATGTGTCCACGTTTGCCACAACTAGCATGGGAAACATGCCCCCCAGTTTCAGCAACAACTTCAGCAGCCCAAATCTTACCATGGGATCCACTATGACAACAGCCATGTCCTCCCTCAACTCTGTACCACCACCTATCCCCCCTTTGCCAACCATGCCATCCCTTCCACCCATGCCTTCCATACCCCCCATGCCACTTCCACCACCTGTGTCCTCTATGCCTCCTGTTCCCACTGTGTCACCTTTAACCCAAGGCCCCCCTGTCCTTCCCATGAGTCATCTGTCCCACATGGGCTCAATGCCACCATTTAACCCAGGCATCCCACCCCCTGGTGGACTGGCCTCAGGGCTGCCTCTAGGAACACCAAACCACATGTTTCTGGGCCATATGAACCCTCTGTTAAATATCCAGGCACACATGAAGGCAGCAATAGGTAATTCAGACGAGTTATATGTCCACCTTCAAGGCCTGCCCTTCTCAGGTACAGAAATGGATATTAGGGAGTTTTTCCGTGGGTTAGCGGTGGACTCCATCCGACTGGTCAGGGACAACATGGGCCGGAGTAGCGGCAGGGCGCTGGCCAAGTTCTTTTCCCCTCAGGACACTTTTGAGGCACTCAAAAGAAGCACCGGAATGTTAGGGCAAAGGTATGTTGACATCTCTCCGGCCACAGAAAGGCAGTGGATGAGTGTCAGCAGTGGTGGCATCGGGGTTGGAGGGCAAGCCCACTCAAAATTCAATAATGAGCCGCAAGACCAGCACCGCCGCAGCAACATGAGTTCAGCGTCCCCGTCAACCAGAGACCGTGCGAGGTCCCGCTCCCCTCACAACAAGGAGTTCTGTGTTTACCTGAAAGGCCTGCCCTACGAAGCAGTAAACAAACAGATCTGTGAGTTTTTCAAAAACTTGGATATTGTGGAAGACAGCATTTACATTGCTTATGGACCCACTGGCCGAGCTACAGGCGAGGGCTTTGTCGAGTTCAAAAATGAAATGGACTACAAAGTTGCACTTGGCTGTCACATGCAGTATATGGGTAGCCGATTCATACAAGTTCACCCCATCAGTAAAAATGCTATGTTTGAAAAGATTGGTTCCATTCGTCAAAGGATGCAGGGTGGTGATAAGAAAAACAACTCAGAATCAGTCAAGAGCCCTAGAAACTGTGCTCACATCTCAAATATTCCATATAATGTGTCAAAGAAAGATGTCCGTCTGTTTCTAGATGGCATTTCAGTATTTGACGAAAGTCTTAAAGTTCTGGTTGACAGCAGTGGTAACGGTCTAGGTCAGGCTGTTATGCAGTTCAGGGCAGAGGAGGATGCACTAAATGCTGAGAGACTACACAGGCAGAAGTTAAATGGCAGAGATGCCTTTGTACATTTGATCACCTTTGAGCAGATGAAGGAAATTGAGAGAAACCCACCACCACAGGTTAAAAGAGGCCAGAAACCACAAGGGAACACTCAAGGCCAGGCACACAGCCATGTTCAGGCACAGAATCCAGTTCAAGGTCACCCCTTTGCCGGTATGACAGGAGATGAGTTCAACTTCCTCAGAAATACTGTAGGCAATTTAGGCAATGGTCCTTTTACGCCTTTTACTGTCCCAGGTAATGGACTAGCGGGGCCCCCTCCACCCCCACTTGCAGCAAGTCTTGGGGATGTAGCCCTTAGCATACCCCCACCCATGGTTGCCGGTCACTTGCCTGGAGCAGTTCTGGAACCCCCGGGCTTCCGACCAGGCAGCAACAATGGCCCACCTGGCTTTGGGCCAGAGGGATTGAGGGGCATGCCACCTTTTGACAATGGCCCTAGAAAGAGCAGAGGCCTCAACCACAACAACCGAGGAGGTGGCCATGGGCAATCAGGAGGGTGTCCTCAGTCTGCCTTTGGCCCTGGCTCTGACCCTCTGAGAGGACAATCAACCGGAGGCCCTGGTAACCCTCGTGGACCTACCATTGTAAAGATTCAAAACATGCCTTTCACTGTAACAGTTGATGAGATTCTCGATTTCTTTTATGGGTATCAGGTGCTGCCTGGTTCAGTCTGTCTGCAGTTCAGTGAAAAGGGCCTGCCCACCGGTGAGGCAATGGTTGCCTTTGAGTCACACAAGGAGGCAACATCTGCTGTCATGGATTTAAATGATAGGCCTATTGGGGCTAGGAAAGTGAAGATAACCCTAGGATAA